Proteins from a genomic interval of Rosa chinensis cultivar Old Blush chromosome 2, RchiOBHm-V2, whole genome shotgun sequence:
- the LOC112187179 gene encoding mitogen-activated protein kinase kinase 5, whose translation MRPNNMSQMPPPPPGVVAARKDPSGKTRRRPDLSLPMPRRDTSLAVPLPLPPGPSSAPSGSEAVMINFSELERANRIGSGAGGTVYKVIHKPTGRLYALKVIYGNHDESTRHQICREIQILRDVDNPNVVKCHDMFDHNGEIQVLLEFMDGGSLEGKHIANEKSLSDLARQILTGLAYLHKRHIVHRDIKPSNLLINARNQVKIADFGVSRILAQTMDPCNSSVGTIAYMSPERINTDLNQGRYDGYAGDIWSLGVSILEFYMGRFPFNVQRAQGDWASLMWAICMSQPPEAPPTASRDFRHFIACCLQREPNRRMSAQQLLQHPFISGNGGGPPQVHQNLHTLLPPPRPLPS comes from the coding sequence ATGAGACCGAATAATATGAGTCAgatgccgccgccgccgccgggAGTTGTGGCCGCCAGAAAGGACCCGTCGGGGAAGACACGGCGTCGTCCTGACCTGAGTCTACCGATGCCGAGGCGGGACACGTCTCTGGCCGTGCCGTTGCCTCTGCCGCCGGGACCGAGCTCGGCTCCGTCCGGGTCCGAGGCCGTGATGATCAACTTCTCCGAGCTGGAGCGGGCGAACCGGATTGGGAGCGGAGCGGGCGGCACGGTCTACAAGGTTATTCACAAGCCGACGGGGCGGCTCTACGCGCTGAAAGTGATCTACGGCAACCACGACGAGTCGACCCGGCACCAGATCTGCCGCGAGATCCAAATCCTCCGCGACGTCGATAACCCTAACGTCGTCAAGTGCCACGATATGTTTGACCACAACGGCGAGATCCAGGTGCTGCTGGAGTTCATGGACGGCGGTTCGTTAGAGGGGAAGCACATCGCCAACGAGAAAAGCCTCTCCGACTTGGCACGGCAGATCCTCACCGGATTGGCCTACCTCCACAAACGGCACATCGTCCACCGCGACATCAAGCCTTCGAATCTCTTGATCAACGCCCGGAATCAGGTCAAGATCGCCGATTTCGGAGTCAGCCGGATTTTGGCGCAGACTATGGACCCGTGTAACTCCTCTGTAGGGACCATAGCCTACATGAGCCCGGAGAGGATCAACACCGATCTCAATCAGGGCAGGTACGACGGCTACGCCGGCGATATCTGGAGCCTGGGGGTCAGCATCTTGGAGTTTTACATGGGCCGATTTCCGTTCAATGTGCAGCGGGCTCAGGGAGATTGGGCCAGCTTAATGTGGGCCATTTGTATGTCTCAGCCGCCTGAGGCTCCTCCGACGGCCTCCAGAGATTTCCGGCATTTCATTGCTTGCTGTTTGCAGAGAGAGCCGAACAGGAGAATGTCGGCCCAGCAGTTGTTGCAGCACCCATTTATCTCCGGCAATGGGGGCGGCCCGCCGCAGGTTCATCAGAATCTGCACACTCTTCTACCACCGCCACGCCCGCTTCCTTCTTAG